DNA sequence from the Sphingomonas sp. genome:
GGGCGCTGGTCACCGGCGTGCCTTCGGTCGAGGACGGGATGATCGACCTGCCGCTCGCCAAGCAGCCGGGCACGGGCGGCGAGAAGATGCATGTGGACGAGGCGGAAGGCCAGCCGGCGCGCACCCGCTACCGGGTGATCGAGCGGGCCGGCAACCGCGCCGCCTGGGTCGAATTGCAGCCGCTGACCGGGCGCACGCACCAGCTTCGCGTCCACATGCTGGCGATCGGCCATCCGATCGTCGGCGACGGCAAATATGGCGGGCAGGACGCCTTCCTGACCGGGACGATCAGCCGCAAGCTGCACCTCCACGCCCGGCGCCTGCGGATCGACCATCCCGACGGCGGGCGGATCGACGCCATCGCCGAATTGCCCGAGCATTTCGCGGCGAGCCTCGCCAGCCTCGGCTTCGATCCCGCGCTGGGCGACGCGCTGCCGCTCGACGAGGTGAAATATTCCGAGACGGCGGAGGGCAAGCGCAAGGCCGCGTCCGCCGCCGCCAAGGCGAAGCGCCGCGAGCGCAAGGGCGAGCGCCGCTCGCGCCGGCGCGGCTGATGCATCCGAACCGCGCCTTCGCCTGGGCTGACCGCGACGCGCTGCTCGCCTTCGTCGCCGACATCTCCTTCGCGACGATCGCGGTGGACGGGCCGTTCGTGGTCCACACGCCGGTCGTCGTCGCCGGGCCGAACCGGCTGCGTTTCCATGTCGCGCGCGGCAACCGGGCGGCGAAGGCGCTGGACGGCGCGCGCGCCCTTGCCTCTTTTCTCGGCCCCGACGCCTATATCAGCCCGGACTGGTACGGCACGCCGGATCAGGTGCCGACCTGGAATTATCTCGCGGTCGAGGCGGAAGGTCCGCTCAGGCGGCTCGACCCAGACGAGCTCGCCGACCTGCTCGACGATCTGAGCGCGGCGCATGAGGCCCGGCTCGCGCCCAAGCCGGCCTGGACCCGCGCCAAGATGGCGCCCGGCCGGTTCGAGGGGTTGCTGAAGGCGATTGTCGGCTACGAACTGCGGATCGAGGCGCTGCGCGGGACGCGCAAGCTCGGGCAACACAAGAACGAGACTGAGCGAGCCGGCGCGGCAGCTGGGCTGATACCCTACGCGCCGGAACTCGCCACGCTGATGCAGGGCCCGCAATAGTGACCCGCCTCGCCATCTTCGATTGCGACGGCACTCTGGTGGACAGCCAGCACAATATCTGTGCGGCGATGGCGTCCTGCTTCGCCGCGGCCGGGCTGGCGCCGCCGCCGCACGCGCAGACCCGCCGCGTCGTCGGTCTCAGCCTGGTCGAGGCGATGCGCGCGATGCTGCCCGAGGCGGAGCCGGATTTCCACGCCGCGCTCGCCGAGGATTACAAGCGCGCCTTCCAGGCGATGCGCGCGCGCGGGCTGGACGAGGAGCCGCTCTATGAAGGCATCGCCGGGCTGATCGATGCGCTCGAAGCGGACGGCTGGCTGCTCGCCGTCGCGACCGGCAAGTCGGACCGGGGGCTCAATCTCTGCCTGGAGCATCACGGGATCGCCGGCCGTTTCGTCAGCCTGCAGACCGCCGACCGCCACCCGTCCAAGCCGCACCCGTCGATGATCGAACAGGCGATGGCGGACGCGGGCGCCGTGCCCGAACGCACGGTGATGATCGGCGACACCAGCTACGACATGGCGATGGCGCGCGCCGCCGGGGTAAGCGCGATCGGCGTCGCCTGGGGCTATCACGACGCGTCCGAGCTAAGCCGCGCCGGCGCGCATCATGTCGCCGAGACACCCGGCGAGATCATCGCATATATGAGGACATGGGCATGACGGGACAGGACGATATCTGGCGCAACCGCTTCATCGCGATGAACCTGCTCAGGATCGGCGCGACCTTCGTCGTGCTGTTCGGCATCCTCTTGTGGCAGAGCGACGTGATCGTCGAGGGCGGCAATGTGATCGGCTTCCCGCTCGCCTTCATCGCGCTCGTCGTCAGCTTCTTCGGGCCCAAATGGCTGGCCGGGCGCTGGCAGCGGCCGCCCGACGCGTGAAACGCTTCTACCAAGAGGCCGCGGCGGCCGACGATCGCCGCATCCTGCTCGACGGCCGGCCGGTGCAGACGCCGGGGCGCGCCGATCTGGCGGCGCCCAGCGCCGCGCTCGCCGAGGCGATCGCGGACGAATGGAACGCGCAAGGCGAGACGATCGACCCGCGCGCCATGCCGCTCACCGGCCTCGCCAACGCCGCGATCGACCGGATCGCGCCGGACCGGGAGAACTTCGCGCGCGGCCTCGCCATTTATGGCGAAAGCGACCTCACCTGTTATCGCGCCGAGGGACCGGCCGGTCTCGTCTTGTGCCAGTCGGAACGGTGGGACCCGATCCTCGCCTGGGCGCGCCGCCGCTACGACGTGGACTTCGAGATCGCCACCGGCGTCATCCACAAGGCCCAGCCGGCGCACACGATCGCGCGGCTCGCGCACGCGGTCGCGGTGCGCGATCACTTCCAGCTCGCCGGGCTGTCGCCGCTGGTGACGGTGTCCGGCTCGCTGCTGATCGCGCTGGCGCTCGCCGAGAACGCGTTCGACCTGGAGACGGCCTGGGCCGCCGCCTCGCTGGACGAGGAATGGCAGGCCGAGAAATGGGGCGAGGACGCGGAGGCCGCCAGGGCGCTCGCCAACCGGCGGGCCGACTTCGAAGCGGCCTATCGATTCCTGAACCTGATCTAGACGTCGGTCGGCATGTCGGCCGGAGCCCCGCGCACGCTGGGCAGGAACCAGGCGAGGATCAGCCCCGCGACGACCAGCATCGTCGTGTCGGCGACGAAGGCATAGACCGCGTTCGCCCAGTCGTGGTGATAATAGACCGGCCGGCCAAGATGCCCGAAAATGGTTGCTCCCAGGGGGAACAGCACGGCCAGCCGGACGCGCACGGCGGAATCGGCCACGAAACCAAGCGCCAGGCCGATCAGCAGCGCGACGATGAAATTCAGCGCGAGTCCGCCGATCAGCGCGCCCGAATCCATCGCCGCGAACCCGCCGATATTGTAGTGGACCGTGGCGATCGGCCCTTGCCCGTACATCACGGTCTGCGCCGCCGACCCATCCGGATCCGGCACGAAATAGGTGCCGGTATGCGGCAGGTTCGCCGCCAGCGCCTGCTGAACCGCCGCCGCCTGCGTATCGTCAAGGCTGGCGGAACCGAGGCGCGCCAGCGGCGTCGCGAAAAAGATGAAGCCGATGACGAACATCGCAATGGTCGCCGCCGCCGCCCCGATCACGACGCGCCCAAGCATCTTGCCCATCGCCATCCTCCCTGTTGCGCTCACGCCATCCTAGGCGAAATCCGCGAGCCGGGCGAAAGGTTTCAGCCGATCAGCTCGCGCACGAAGTCGTGGAGGAAGACGCGCCGCGTCGCCTTCAGCCGCTCGGCCTTCAGGATGTTGTGAACGAGTTCGCGGCATTTCTCCGCATCGTTGTTGATCAGCACATAATCATATTCGGCCCAGTGGCTGATCTCCGCCGCGGCGCGCTCCATGCGTTTTTCGATCACCGCGTCGCTGTCCGTGCCGCGCCCGCGCAGCCGGCGCTCCAGCTCGGCCATGGAGGGCGGCAGGATGAAGACCCGAACGATGTCCGGATCGACCTGCTTCAGCTGCTGCGTCCCCTGCCAGTCGATGTCGAGCAGCACGTCGCGGCCGGCCTCGATCGTCTTCAGCACCTCGCTCTTCAGCGTGCCGTAGCGATGGCCGAAGACATGCGCCCATTCGAGGAATGCGCCCTCGGCGACCATCTCCTCGAACCGCGCTGTGCTGACGAAATGATAGTCGCGTCCGTCCACCTCGCCGGGACGGATCGGGCGGGTGGTGGCGGAGACCGACATGGCGATGCCGTCATCGACGGCCATCAGCATGCGCGCGATCGTGGATTTGCCCGCGCCCGAGGGGCTGGAAAGGACGAAGAGCAGGCCCCGTCGCTTGAACGCGCTGGCGATTTTCATGAGGGCTAGTGGCGTGGCCGGACGGCGCGCGTCAAGGGGAGACATGCGCGCGGATGCTGCTAATCTTGTGCCATGGGGCGGATGGTCGCGTTGCTGCGGGCGGTGAATGTGGGCGGGCGCAAGCTGCCGATGGCGGAGCTGCGCGCCGATTGCGCCGCGCTCGGATGGCGCGACGTCGCCACCTATATCCAGAGCGGCAATGTGGTGTTCGACGCCGATGCGGCGCCCGCCGAGGCCGAGACGGCGCTGGAGGCGCTGATCGCCCGCGAATATGGCTACGAGGCGCCGGCGATCGTGCGCACCGCCGCGCAATGGGCCGCCTATGCGCCGGGCTGCCCCTTCCCCGAAGCCGCGCGTGACGAGCCGAACCGGCTGCTCCTGCTCGTTTCGAAACATCCGCCCGTCGCGGGCGCCGTTGCCGCGATCCAGGGCCGCGTCGCCGCCGGAGAGAAGGTCCGCGCGGCGGGCGACGCACTGTGGATTCACTATCCAGAGGGCTCGGGCACGTCGAAGCTCACGCCGGGCATCATCGACAAGGCGATCGGCTCGCCCGCGACCAGCCGCAATTACCGCACCGTGGTCACGCTGGACGAGATGCTGCACGCATGACCAACGCGCCGCTCATCCCACGCGGCTACTGGCTGATCGCCTTCGGGCTGGTCGCGGTCATGGCGGCGATCCTGCTCTGGATGGGCCGTTCGCCGATCTGCGAATGCGGCACGGTGAAATTGTGGGTGCCGACCGTCCACGGCCCAGACAACAGCCAGCATCTCGCCGACTGGTATACGCCCAGCCATATCATCCACGGCTTCCTGTTCTACGCGCTCGGCTGGTTCTTCCTGCGCCGCAACCCGCCCGGCGACCGGCTGATCGCCGCCGTCGTGATCGAGGCGGCGTGGGAGATATTGGAGAACAGCCCGATCATCATCGATCGCTACCGCGAGGCGACGATCGCGCTCGGCTATACCGGCGACAGCGTGATCAACTCGGTGGCGGACGTCGCCTGGATGATCCTCGGCTTCGCCATCGCGCGGCGGATTCCCGTCTGGGCGACGATCGCCATCGCCCTCGCCTTCGAGCTGCTGACCCTGATCGTCATCCGCGACAATCTGACGCTCAACGTGCTGATGCTGGTCTGGCCGGTGGACGCGATCCGGGTCTGGCAGGCGGGCGGCTGAGAGAGCCTCAATGCTGGTGCCGGCGCGCGGCGACCGTGACGATGAACGCGATCGACCAGCCGAGCAGTACGATGCCGTTGATGCCCTCGATCGCGGCTACGAGACGCCAGCCGGACGCGATGCCCTCATCGTCATAGCCGACCGTCCCGTAGGTGATCGT
Encoded proteins:
- a CDS encoding DUF1697 domain-containing protein codes for the protein MGRMVALLRAVNVGGRKLPMAELRADCAALGWRDVATYIQSGNVVFDADAAPAEAETALEALIAREYGYEAPAIVRTAAQWAAYAPGCPFPEAARDEPNRLLLLVSKHPPVAGAVAAIQGRVAAGEKVRAAGDALWIHYPEGSGTSKLTPGIIDKAIGSPATSRNYRTVVTLDEMLHA
- a CDS encoding DUF2585 domain-containing protein, yielding MTNAPLIPRGYWLIAFGLVAVMAAILLWMGRSPICECGTVKLWVPTVHGPDNSQHLADWYTPSHIIHGFLFYALGWFFLRRNPPGDRLIAAVVIEAAWEILENSPIIIDRYREATIALGYTGDSVINSVADVAWMILGFAIARRIPVWATIAIALAFELLTLIVIRDNLTLNVLMLVWPVDAIRVWQAGG
- a CDS encoding RluA family pseudouridine synthase; its protein translation is MSADVRQFTVSEEDDGIRLDRWFKRNLPDASFGQVSRWARTGQLRVNGKRATPGDRIEAGQIIRVPPQGEDAAPAASTRPQRQREILSEDEIEFVRAMVIQSDPAGIVLNKPPGLATQGGTRTKDHLDRLLEGLVDVGQPRPKLVHRLDKDTSGALLVARTPRAAAFFSKSFSGRTARKVYWALVTGVPSVEDGMIDLPLAKQPGTGGEKMHVDEAEGQPARTRYRVIERAGNRAAWVELQPLTGRTHQLRVHMLAIGHPIVGDGKYGGQDAFLTGTISRKLHLHARRLRIDHPDGGRIDAIAELPEHFAASLASLGFDPALGDALPLDEVKYSETAEGKRKAASAAAKAKRRERKGERRSRRRG
- a CDS encoding HAD-IA family hydrolase translates to MVTRLAIFDCDGTLVDSQHNICAAMASCFAAAGLAPPPHAQTRRVVGLSLVEAMRAMLPEAEPDFHAALAEDYKRAFQAMRARGLDEEPLYEGIAGLIDALEADGWLLAVATGKSDRGLNLCLEHHGIAGRFVSLQTADRHPSKPHPSMIEQAMADAGAVPERTVMIGDTSYDMAMARAAGVSAIGVAWGYHDASELSRAGAHHVAETPGEIIAYMRTWA
- the gmk gene encoding guanylate kinase is translated as MKIASAFKRRGLLFVLSSPSGAGKSTIARMLMAVDDGIAMSVSATTRPIRPGEVDGRDYHFVSTARFEEMVAEGAFLEWAHVFGHRYGTLKSEVLKTIEAGRDVLLDIDWQGTQQLKQVDPDIVRVFILPPSMAELERRLRGRGTDSDAVIEKRMERAAAEISHWAEYDYVLINNDAEKCRELVHNILKAERLKATRRVFLHDFVRELIG
- a CDS encoding ATPase gives rise to the protein MKRFYQEAAAADDRRILLDGRPVQTPGRADLAAPSAALAEAIADEWNAQGETIDPRAMPLTGLANAAIDRIAPDRENFARGLAIYGESDLTCYRAEGPAGLVLCQSERWDPILAWARRRYDVDFEIATGVIHKAQPAHTIARLAHAVAVRDHFQLAGLSPLVTVSGSLLIALALAENAFDLETAWAAASLDEEWQAEKWGEDAEAARALANRRADFEAAYRFLNLI
- a CDS encoding FMN-binding negative transcriptional regulator, coding for MHPNRAFAWADRDALLAFVADISFATIAVDGPFVVHTPVVVAGPNRLRFHVARGNRAAKALDGARALASFLGPDAYISPDWYGTPDQVPTWNYLAVEAEGPLRRLDPDELADLLDDLSAAHEARLAPKPAWTRAKMAPGRFEGLLKAIVGYELRIEALRGTRKLGQHKNETERAGAAAGLIPYAPELATLMQGPQ